A part of Aegilops tauschii subsp. strangulata cultivar AL8/78 chromosome 2, Aet v6.0, whole genome shotgun sequence genomic DNA contains:
- the LOC141040649 gene encoding uncharacterized protein, producing the protein MSGQHETYSEQNNGSTSKGERTNLARRHVDDFWSWIHEKNGVFSIRSAYSMLVNTKMRREAWLEGRANSSDTDRESKSLEKLWKVNVLPKVKIFLWRLAQQSIPTTGLLHHRNMSTSTRCGLCGAEDSWKHSLLHCTVARCVWALQDLDLVEALNNTTEPDARIWLFVLLDMLSPTEFTQVAVTILALWHSRRQTLHENIFQSPLSTHNFISKYIREIEECRPKMTQGTENPIPVQMQTRWVPPPPGVAKVRVDGATARNTLDGLFSDVCRDDTELFLGASVIKMPGVVDPATLGALACREALALASDLHISRVVIASDCQGVIRDIKEGTGGLYASTIKEVNETARDFDQCTFIFEGRLTNIEAHSLAKNAFRLDYGRHLWLINPPDIHCIPMNFYD; encoded by the exons ATGTCCGGCCAACATGAGACCTATAGTGAGCAGAATAATGGATCCACCTCAAAGGGTGAGCGAACTAATCTTGCCAG GAGACACGTCGATGATTTCTGGTCTTGGATCCATGAAAAGAATGGGGTGTTCTCCATTCGATCTGCCTACAGTATGCTGGTTAACACCAAGATGAGGAGAGAAGCATGGCTTGAGGGGCGAGCAAATTCATCAGATACTGATAGAGAATCCAAGTCATTGGAGAAGTTATGGAAAGTTAATGTACTCCCCAAGGTGAAGATCTTCTTATGGAGGCTTGCTCAGCAATCCATTCCCACAACAGGTTTGCTACATCACCGGAACATGTCCACAAGCACACGGTGCGGCTTGTGCGGGGCAGAAGATTCATGGAAACACTCGTTACTCCACTGCACAGTAGCCCGTTGTGTGTGGGCACTGCAAGATTTGGACCTGGTAGAGGCCTTGAATAACACCACTGAGCCGGATGCGAGGATATGGCTATTTGTCCTACTGGATATGCTTTCGCCAACAGAGTTTACCCAGGTCGCGGTCACCATATTGGCGCTTTGGCATTCACGGCGTCAGACGCTACATGAGAACATCTTCCAGAGCCCTTTGTCAACGCATAACTTCATTTCTAAGTACATCAGAGAAATTGAGGAATGCAGGCCCAAAATGACTCAAGGGACAGAGAATCCAATCCCGGTGCAAATGCAGACTAGATGGGTaccgccgccgcctggagtgGCAAAGGTCAGAGTTGATGGAGCAACCGCGAGAAACACCCTGGATGGTTTGTTCAGCGATGTATGCAGAGACGATACCGAGTTATTCTTAGGAGCCTCGGTGATCAAGATGCCAGGTGTGGTGGATCCGGCTACTCTGGGAGCTTTGGCGTGTCGTGAGGCGCTTGCTCTAGCGTCGGACCTGCATATCTCGCGGGTTGTTATTGCTTCAGACTGCCAGGGTGTGATCAGGGACATCAAAGAAGGCACAGGAGGATTGTATGCTAGTACTATCAAGGAGGTTAATGAGACGGCAAGAGACTTTGATCAATGTACCTTCATCTTTGAGGGTAGATTGACAAACATCGAGGCACATAGCCTTGCTAAAAACGCTTTCAGACTAGATTATGGGCGCCATTTGTGGCTCATAAACCCACCAGATATTCATTGTATTCCTATGAACTTTTATGATTAA